From Juglans regia cultivar Chandler chromosome 6, Walnut 2.0, whole genome shotgun sequence, the proteins below share one genomic window:
- the LOC109019705 gene encoding uncharacterized protein LOC109019705: protein MAQPPPTRNPPPGNPPTANPDHPSNPYYLHYSESPSTMLVSQPLSVLGENYHYWRQSMLIALEAKNKHVFLDGTLACPNQNNPLFGACVLYIANAKEVWDDLRDRFSQANGPRIFQLQSQISGLSQGALSVSAYFTILKGLWDELSNYKPLHVCSCGALKEVVAVQHSEYVIQFLVGLNESFSAVRAQILLMVPLPPINQVFSLVHQEERQREILPTPPVEPIALLSRQDYIKANRQPFSRAKERPLCSHCASTMSFTTEQYQQLISLLNSNSVQPTGSTTQSANLAFSHNISGPYQQENNWSG from the exons ATGGCTCAACCTCCACCTACTAGAAACCCACCCCCTGGGAACCCACCTACCGCGAACCCAGATCATCCTTCAAACCCTTATTACCTCCATTATTCGGAGAGCCCAAGCACAATGCTTGTTTCCCAACCCCTCTCTGTTTTAGGGGAAAATTACCATTATTGGCGTCAATCCATGCTCATTGCTTTGGAAGCCAAAAACAAGCATGTTTTTCTTGATGGAACTCTTGCTTGTCCTAATCAGAATAACCCTCTTTTTGGAGCTTG TGTTTTATATATTGCCAATGCCAAAGAAGTTTGGGATGACTTAAGAGATCGTTTCTCTCAAGCTAATGGCCCACGAATATTTCAACTTCAAAGTCAAATTTCTGGTCTCTCTCAAGGGGCTCTTTCTGTTTCTGCCTATTTCACTATTCTGAAAGGGTTGTGGGATGAACTCAGCAACTATAAACCACTCCATGTATGTTCATGTGGTGCCCTCAAAGAAGTTGTTGCTGTTCAACACTCTGAATATGTCATTCAATTTCTAGTTGGTCTTAATGAATCTTTTTCAGCTGTGAGAGCTCAAATCCTCCTTATGGTACCCCTCCCACCCATTAATCAAGTTTTTTCTCTAGTTCATCAAGAGGAAAGACAACGTGAGATTCTTCCCACCCCTCCTGTGGAACCTATAGCTCTTTTATCTCGACAAGACTATATCAAAGCTAATAGACAGCCTTTCTCTCGTGCCAAAGAAAGACCTCTATGTAGCCATTGTG CATCCACTATGTCCTTCACAACTGAGCAGTACCAACAGTTGATTTCTCTGCTGAATTCAAACTCTGTGCAGCCCACAGGTTCTACTACTCAGTCTGCCAATCTGGCATTTTCTCACAATATCTCAG GACCTTACCAGCAAGAGAATAATTGGAGTGGGTGA